A genome region from Anastrepha obliqua isolate idAnaObli1 chromosome 4, idAnaObli1_1.0, whole genome shotgun sequence includes the following:
- the LOC129246501 gene encoding uncharacterized protein LOC129246501, with amino-acid sequence MTAPHQHKSTTAKRCTALNRSAKRGHSQSACSQTMRGQQPTINSPGKPLGRGTTTNNQQQQPQHAHTYLKSLINECRVYAASNLIKTKDDPGGTTQSRLTQQQTQNLSNSNMDAATTTTTTKHYNKTAKLQNNHQRSTERRGTYRNQSGEAQASAHTNAGDNVKVQKQTAKQAKAAAQRAAAMAAYTATLERGGNKATGGSAKDPLAINSDAAPMLSSGGSGGGGSKAARTKEAREQKTVAKSETAVAGRGEIATATTANASTTSATSSNNKHSDNSNSSLSKNNFSLSQSEMTRKSEKLMQQEEAGISDNNNGDIKVASSTAAVAVAAKSKTVDTAATTTAAAAPTAVPSAASNTWNNSRYLHKKFKRLASTTDVDSIVADSQSAIVAGSSASSDAGSEAPQTRTTSLSSSASTSSISPPPATTPTSTPTPTAMVTATTTTTTMPQPNAPGGSVHRAISTALTNGHIHAGAVVTTIEQLNSSNNNNMTSVKPNIAAPSSNSKSENNNNNGSLSLTNDGGGVLPQRQQTVQQHLEAEQLPQTMLYFFENQQSQPNNSGNNSSASTSSPNSGRYVCPYCNLNCTKPSVLQKHIRAHTNERPYPCDICGIAFKTNSNYYKHCRSRSHAARKRGIEVPIGADDGLFGGSDQEGDPELSNSSSDVISRTASPLDELSSTSSPAVVGASTSATASNLSPQQLQQVQQQQQQHKQTQLQQQQQHALAMQQQQTATTQPPHVALLPTPSPSSISSAKSAYLQQPIQQQSHQLPLGSPAAGTLPPPTTSNATNITTIVNATPKQVGNAEHKPYKPKFHNAALYATTKEAAAAAAAAAAAGIPPGLLQPLPLQQLPQTPQHSMPPAAHLAMLPHTQAPPPLPPVSHHPSLSPSTQVKLNNHISTHQLQLQMQHQQQQQQPLHVLPPLNAGIQLHHVAAMSPKSAAQRPDMVNAAAVAAANMNYLAAPRMIYPGAIDFPPEALHMMMPESRQKLHYQVQQYKWLEQELQQHLHKLSQQQQPQLQHLQSQPQPQPQPQPHAQPTILKPTATMPIHARAASSSGGNSQHASAAGMQQMAAATAASNLTLQSAQQTPLQYLANTAAGQQSTLGGSSASGVSSTTSNTTAALSSGLLHSNISNAAASGANKVADLVQEHISKLISQNEAIVENKAVLLQKKYPKGLNRSRSFNNNNNNNGSGNINSSAATSTNTAGGSISLVSTPAVANESATNARLAQAIVQKQQQQQLQQQLQQQQHYQQQFQQQLLAGTQAIQMPPPTQQQPQQQHLAQIRLEEQHQQPQFQQQQQQQQHMQPNGISKHLTAAAAPKPGPSTGSTPQQQLPAMHPQHQQQQPSTNVYRQQNVSGQAGFPSQESSQRPMSSPTTAQTVVSSHKEIMNAMQQMSALPIANSSINASANSIPLNLSAKPRVRQEEPTDVIPSSSSTSTPSSTPHKRQSIENPISTSSNDGSTSGSVAGASATTGSGVSNAKQPTNVSIIKNLLLNARGLAVPTGEGEDAVYNCPLCSSAFRTAEDLQLHNSTYCQGASSAPISPVSSPSYRYFRSNSITLNLPELKNSLFRSRDPLPLAKLAWYQLRTKPSSLVLSRLSASQAGSSKATTTTTTSATSTAPTSSTSSNSIASCVASPRSTPPTAPPATLSLPDPNIVRLIDAPLPSPGPLLGKTPLVDFGNTSESRKSEDVIITKMHEDRQFDAHTPAKRAKMAMDNGESFVLAPAPANSGGLMAATSSKRMNINSISGGDMQLLSNTNTTDLSIANKRDERMRRFTSSGGCIIPISECSDMDKSPKMIRTPLLSGGSFQEVSPKPKEKENKNAVSLPFASSSTFAPKLGLPVLGLPTNGPQHFQFPINPITAFNPLTLPPLHGMPGGGEKIIPHVPGIPGPNSLTPQLPPPQHLQSSQMLPGGRSLSPNRKKTQSPMLISSSVSPKSLALPSHENLKSLSPFGGVQNVPSEFERAPPPPGMRNARNWNQNVAAGSLSKPGSSNSLDVPKKTFNFTRMADNISPRKGGSTNVPKSSPPENEVRHFNFDHLSKDGESNRAPASSALTPLHVDITASAAGPTPNSSGSELTDVETKKTKFLRPTSLPLKPGTFTPKRHHGITPTANTLPLISPETPRPSKSCVQLYLNGHAYTYLGLKCSTKMFYCTVNCPQPSYVAGSQKLSMYSVWQVCAENNPHPLGFKPKVVMSLYDSRQKTSANTMAGMNKLPYALVVSQQTVMTPFDNHPGQYQHHQMKQISLNTNTTECGEQSKKTSAGSSGSSSGSSGSVEGGVKKESSAGQMLVGGYESHEDYTYIRGRGRGRYVCSECGIRCKKPSMLKKHIRTHTDVRPYTCKHCNFSFKTKGNLTKHMQSKTHFKKCLELGINPGPMPADGEFLEPEPEFDQQSTTSAGGRTSSIPGESDSDDYSDNESESSDTDESKSRLLEHEAARGLLSLSMTPPIGQSISPRPKSEPYPYQHNERVDPSAISFAGQMSAAATTATSLSTSNTHPTGIKRVISFSSPKPPFDYQKQEQYYSNPEESKPKHSNNAAAAIYESAPIDLTKPRAAVNPTPSPVTTSISVAPRLTVDEYNTSAVVPLPDPPVQTQAQIRDVIFGSSNNESGFLKTLISVSDKVRSSTEMLENYKNGDELSQAYQYHKAFQYHKIKQIQMNRSFPDAINVSAINQNLASTPTLSTVSVTNAGPSTALTTTSNANSGLRISDNIATTTAMASSSNVNHATSSVDSIGASSANKMALNSIINVTNVDKREKREKSTAELQVPAIEVSVVLTDEAKNEQPANATTAPGNSKANAQRNAGKNKAASIKSSTILSCKSSDEGEDSECISDQEQSAVGHTSKGSRNVSNTAAVATTEPHNAKLPAVVAQPGTTDFTGVLSAPGRTVVVGEDGLKKSGNNEIQPVYPRVRMSPDGRPVCKVCAKTFQTQGQLSLHMNIHYMERKFRCEPCGVSFRTQGHLQKHERAEAHKNKVMMTSTFGVPTTSNPRPFECTDCKIAFRIHGHLAKHLRSKTHVQKLECLQKLPFGTYAEIERAGISLTEIDTSDCENSLISLKTLAQKLIEKDPNKLGSYTNPSDMGGINSSSGGNGGGSGGGGLGSVVSESTNTNTNHSAIVSQDSASEDDFSAATIAAATAIASLDNDSAANTPKRANSTSEDEAIASGLSNNLKRRLPGNFSNGEESDNPTEGGGSEKRTRVSSLSSVGAASATAAVGSPASITSSNASSNN; translated from the exons ACTacaataaaacagcaaaattgcaaaataatcaTCAACGTTCAACGGAACGACGTGGCACATATCGCAACCAGAGTGGTGAGGCGCAAGCGAGTGCACACACAAATGCGGGTGATAATGTCAAAGTTCAGAAACAAACAGCCAAGCAGGCAAAGGCGGCTGCGCAACGCGCCGCTGCAATGGCCGCATATACAGCGACACTAGAGAGAGGCGGCAACAAGGCGACAGGAGGTAGTGCCAAAGATCCACTTGCGATCAACAGCGATGCAGCGCCAATGCTCAGCAGTGGTGGAAGTGGCGGCGGCGGCAGCAAAGCGGCGCGAACCAAGGAAGCTAGAGAGCAAAAGACTGTTGCAAAATCGGAAACAGCAGTCGCAGGGCGCGGCGAAATCGCCACAGCGACCACAGCGAATGCCAGTACCACCAGCGCaaccagcagcaacaacaagcacAGTGATAATAGTAACAGtagtttaagtaaaaataatttttcattaagtcAAAGTGAAATGACGCGCAAAAGTGAAAAGCTGATGCAGCAGGAGGAGGCCGGTATCAGTGACAACAATAACGGTGATATCAAGGTGGCGTCGTCAACAGCGGCAGTGGCAGTTGCTGCTAAGAgtaaaacagtggatactgcagcgacaacaacagcagcagctgcGCCCACAGCTGTGCCATCCGCAGCGTCTAATACTTGGAATAATTCTcgatatttgcataaaaagttTAAACGTCTCGCCAGCACAACAGACGTGGATAGTATTGTGGCGGATAGCCAAAGTGCCATTGTTGCCGGCAGCAGCGCTAGTAGTGATGCGGGTAGTGAAGCGCCGCAAACGCGCACCACATCGCTATCCTCATCTGCATCGACCAGCTCGATTTCACcgccaccagcaacaacaccaacgtCAACGCCAACGCCCACTGCAATGGTGACGGCAacaacgacgacgacgacgatgcCACAACCCAACGCGCCAGGAGGTAGTGTTCATAGGGCCATTAGCACGGCGCTTACAAACGGGCATATCCATGCGGGCGCGGTGGTTACAACAATTGAGCAACTCAACtctagcaataacaacaatatgaCGAGCGTTAAGCCAAATATTGCTGCTCcaagcagcaacagcaaaagtgagaataacaacaataatggcTCATTGAGTTTAACGAATGACGGCGGCGGCGTTCTGCCGCAGCGGCAACAGACGGTACAGCAACATTTGGAAGCTGAGCAATTGCCGCAAACTATGctgtactttttcgaaaatcaacAGAGTCAACCCAATAATAGcggcaataatagcagcgctaGCACGTCTTCTCCCAACTCAGGTCGCTATGTCTGTCCCTATTGCAATCTCAATTGCACGAAACCATCGGTGCTGCAAAAGCACATACGCGCCCACACCAACGAGCGTCCCTATCCGTGTGATATCTGTGGCATTGCCTTCAAGACGAACAGCAATTATTATAAGCATTGCCG ATCGCGTTCGCACGCCGCACGCAAACGGGGCATTGAAGTGCCGATCGGTGCGGATGATGGCCTCTTTGGCGGCTCCGATCAGGAGGGTGACCCGGAATTAAGCAACAGCAGCTCGGATGTG ATCAGTCGCACTGCTTCCCCGCTGGATGAGTTGAGCAGTACCTCCTCACCAGCCGTGGTGGGCGCATCCACGTCCGCGACAGCTAGCAACTTAAGCCCACAGCAACTGCAGCaagtgcaacaacagcaacagcagcataaGCAAACGCAattacagcaacagcaacagcatgcTTTAGCcatgcagcagcagcaaactGCCACAACGCAGCCGCCACATGTAGCTCTGCTACCCACACCCTCGCCGTCTTCGATATCGTCCGCGAAAAGCGCTTATCTGCAACAACCAATTCAACAGCAATCGCACCAGCTGCCACTGGGCTCACCCGCTGCAGGTACGCTACCCCCGCCGACCACGTCAAATGCCACCAACATTACCACCATCGTAAACGCAACACCCAAACAGGTTGGCAACGCCGAGCACAAACCATATAAACCGAAATTTCACAACGCCGCGCTTTATGCTACGACAAAGGAGGCGGCCGCAgcagccgccgccgccgccgctgcGGGCATACCACCTGGTCTTCTGCAACCACTACCACTACAACAATTGCCACAGACACCACAGCACAGCATGCCTCCAGCAGCGCATTTAGCTATGCTCCCGCACACTCAAGCGCCGCCACCGCTGCCGCCCGTTTCACATCATCCCTCACTTTCGCCCAGCACGCAAGTGAAGCTGAACAACCACATCAGCACGCACCAACTACAACTTCAAATGCAgcatcagcagcaacaacaacaaccgctgCACGTGCTACCACCTCTCAACGCAGGCATACAGCTACACCATGTGGCGGCTATGTCGCCTAAAAGCGCTGCTCAGCGGCCGGATATGGTGAACGCGGCCGCAGTTGCGGCAGCGAACATGAACTATCTAGCCGCACCGCGCATGATCTACCCTGGCGCAATAGATTTTCCACCAGAGGCGCTGCATATGATGATGCCGGAGAGTAGGCAGAAGCTACACTACCAAGTGCAACAGTATAAGTGGCTGGAGCAGGAGCTGCAACAGCACTTGCACAAGCTAAGTCAGCAGCAGCAACCACAGCTACAGCACCTACAGTCGCAGCCACAGCCACAACCACAGCCACAGCCACATGCTCAACCCACGATACTGAAACCGACGGCTACAATGCCAATTCACGCGCGCGCTGCCAGCAGCAGCGGTGGAAATAGTCAACACGCGAGTGCTGCAGGTATGCAACAAATGGCAGCAGCTACAGCAGCATCGAATCTTACACTGCAGTCGGCGCAGCAGACGCCGCTGCAATACCTCGCTAACACAGCCGCCGGTCAACAGTCGACGTTAGGTGGCAGCAGCGCCAGTGGCGTCAGTAGCACCACCAGCAACACCACTGCAGCTCTAAGCTCCGGACTTTTGCACAGCAACATCTCGAATGCCGCCGCTAGCGGAGCAAATAAGGTTGCAGATTTGGTGCAGGAGCATATTTCCAAACTGATCTCGCAAAATGAGGCGATCGTAGAGAACAAAGCGGTTCTTTTGCAGAAGAAATACCCAAAGGGCTTGAATCGCTCGCGTAGctttaataacaacaacaacaataatggtAGTGGCAACATCAACAGCTCGGCAGCTACATCGACAAACACTGCAGGTGGCAGTATTAGCTTGGTTAGCACTCCTGCCGTTGCCAATGAGAGCGCCACCAACGCCAGGCTGGCGCAGGCTAtcgtgcaaaaacaacaacagcaacagctgcagcagcagttgcagcagcaacaacactatCAGCAACAATTCCAGCAGCAGCTACTGGCTGGCACACAAGCAATACAAATGCCGCCACCAACCCAGCAGCAGCCGCAACAACAGCACCTTGCACAGATACGCCTCGAGGAGCAACATCAGCAGCCCCAGtttcaacagcaacagcaacaacaacaacacatgcAACCAAACGGCATATCGAAACACTTGACGGCAGCGGCCGCGCCAAAGCCTGGCCCCTCAACCGGTTCCACACCGCAGCAGCAACTTCCAGCAATGCATCCgcagcatcagcagcagcaaccgTCAACGAATGTTTACCGCCAGCAGAATGTGAGTGGACAAGCTGGATTTCCGTCACAAGAGTCATCGCAGCGTCCAATGTCATCGCCTACAACAGCACAAACCGTCGTCTCGTCCCACAAGGAAATCATGAATGCAATGCAGCAGATGAGCGCATTGCCAATAGCCAATAGCAGCATAAATGCAAGTGCAAATTCCATACCATTAAACCTGTCGGCCAAGCCGAGGGTGCGCCAGGAAGAACCAACTGATGTCATTCCATCTAGCAGCTCGACGTCTACGCCGAGCAGCACGCCACACAAGCGCCAATCAATAGAGAACCCAATCTCAACTTCCAGCAATGACGGTTCGACAAGCGGTTCTGTGGCGGGTGCGTCGGCGACTACCGGTAGCGGTGTGTCAAATGCCAAGCAACCAACAAACGTCTCGATAATCAAAAACTTGTTGCTGAATGCACGTGGCTTAGCTGTGCCCACTGGCGAGGGTGAAGACGCTGTTTACAACTGTCCACTCTGTTCCAGTGCATTCCGCACAGCAGAAGATCTGCAGCTGCACAACAGTACCTACTGTCAAGGAGCCTCAAGCGCACCCATCAGCCCCGTGTCATCACCATCCTATCGATATTTCCGCTCCAACTCGATCACACTTAATCTGCCTGAACTGAAAAACTCTCTTTTTCGCTCACGTGATCCGTTGCCACTGGCTAAGTTGGCTTGGTATCAGCTGCGCACTAAACCGAGTTCGTTGGTTTTAAGTCGGCTAAGCGCCTCGCAGGCAGGCAGCTCGAAAGCTACAACGACTACCACCACCTCAGCAACATCTACAGCGCCGACCAGCTCCACCAGCAGTAATAGCATTGCCAGCTGCGTTGCCTCGCCGCGGAGCACACCACCAACAGCACCTCCTGCCACTTTGTCATTGCCCGACCCGAATATTGTGCGTTTAATTGACGCACCACTGCCTTCCCCGGGACCACTATTGGGTAAAACGCCACTTGTCGATTTTGGAAACACCAGCGAATCGCGCAAATCAGAGGATGTGATCATTACCAAAATGCACGAAGATCGTCAGTTCGACGCACATACACCAGCGAAACGCGCCAAAATGGCTATGGATAACGGCGAGTCGTTCGTGCTTGCGCCAGCCCCAGCCAACAGTGGCGGTCTGATGGCCGCAACTTCAAGCAAGCGCATGAATATCAATAGTATCAGTGGCGGTGACATGCAATTACTGTCCAACACCAACACCACCGACCTCAGCATTGCCAACAAGAGGGATGAGCGCATGCGTCGCTTCACCTCTTCCGGTGGCTGTATCATACCAATTTCCGAATGCAGTGACATGGACAAGAGTCCCAAAATGATTCGTACGCCACTGCTATCGGGTGGCAGCTTTCAGGAGGTTTCACCCAAGCCGAAggagaaagaaaacaaaaatgccgTTTCATTACCCTTCGCCAGCAGCTCCACTTTTGCGCCCAAACTTGGTCTACCCGTGCTCGGCTTGCCTACAAATGGACCTCAGCATTTCCAGTTTCCCATCAACCCAATTACGGCGTTTAATCCACTAACGCTGCCACCCTTACATGGCATGCCGGGTGGTGGGGAGAAAATTATTCCCCATGTGCCCGGCATACCAGGTCCCAACAGCTTGACACCACAACTGCCGCCACCGCAGCATCTACAGTCATCACAGATGTTGCCTGGTGGACGTTCACTAAGTCCCAATCGCAAGAAAACACAAAGCCCCATGTTGATTTCGAGCAGTGTAAGCCCTAAGTCGTTGGCACTACCGTCacatgaaaatttgaaatctttATCACCATTCGGCGGCGTGCAAAATGTGCCTAGCGAGTTTGAACGTGCACCACCACCACCCGGCATGCGCAATGCACGCAACTGGAATCAAAATGTTGCAGCAGGCTCGTTAAGTAAACCTGGGAGTAGCAATAGCTTGGATGTgccaaaaaaaacattcaacttTACGCGTATGGCCGACAATATAAGTCCGCGCAAAGGCGGCAGCACTAATGTACCTAAAAGCTCGCCGCCCGAAAATGAGGTGCGACATTTCAACTTTGACCATTTAAGTAAGGACGGAGAGAGTAACCGCGCACCAGCGAGCTCTGCACTCACGCCTCTACACGTCGACATTACTGCTAGTGCTGCAGGTCCAACCCCAAATAGCAGTGGCTCGGAGCTCACTGATGTGGAAACGAAGAAAACCAAGTTTTTGCGTCCAACCAGTCTACCACTCAAGCCGGGCACTTTCACGCCGAAACGCCACCACGGGATCACCCCAACCGCCAATACACTGCCGCTTATATCGCCGGAAACGCCACGCCCTTCCAAATCGTGCGTGCAACTCTACCTTAACGGTCACGCCTACACATACCTGGGACTCAAGTGCAGCACGAAAATGTTCTACTGCACGGTGAACTGTCCGCAACCGTCATATGTGGCAGGTAGTCAGAAACTCTCTATGTACAGTGTGTGGCAAGTTTGTGCAGAAAACAATCCACACCCGTTGGGCTTCAAGCCGAAGGTGGTGATGTCGCTGTACGATTCACGTCAGAAGACCTCCGCGAATACAATGGCTGGCATGAATAAACTACCATACGCTTTGGTGGTCTCTCAGCAAACCGTAATGACACCTTTCGACAACCACCCGGGCCAGTACCAGCATCACCAAATGAAGCAAATCTCACTCAATACAAATACTACGGAATGCGGCGAGCAGTCGAAGAAGACTAGCGCTGGTAGTAGCGGCAGCAGCAGTGGCAGTAGCGGCAGCGTTGAGGGCGGCGTCAAGAAGGAGTCGTCAGCTGGTCAAATGTTAGTCGGAGGCTACGAATCGCATGAAGACTACACTTATATACGTGGGCGTGGTCGCGGACGTTACGTCTGCTCGGAGTGCGGCATAAGGTGTAAGAAACCCTCAATGCTGAAgaaacacatacgcacacacactgATGTGCGGCCATACACATGCAAGCATTGCAATTTCAG CTTCAAAACAAAGGGCAATCTTACCAAGCATATGCAGTCgaaaacacattttaaaaagtgtCTAGAACTTGGCATCAACCCCGGCCCAATGCCTGCGGACGGCGAATTCCTCGAGCCTGAACCAGAATTCGATCAACAGTCGACCACATCGGCCGGTGGACGCACGTCGTCCATTCCAGGCGAGTCGGACTCGGATGACTACAGTGACAATGAGTCCGAAAGCAGTG ATACCGACGAGTCGAAGTCGCGTCTGCTGGAGCATGAAGCGGCGCGTGGTTTGCTTTCGCTCTCGATGACGCCACCCATAGGGCAAAGTATTTCGCCGCGTCCAAAAAGTGAACCATACCCATATCAGCACAACGAGCGCGTCGACCCATCCGCAATATCTTTTGCAGGGCAGATGAGTGCGGCTGCAACAACCGCCACAAGTTTATCTACAAGCAACACACATCCCACCGGCATTAAACGTGTCATATCGTTCAGTTCACCGAAACCACCGTTCGACTATCAGAAGCAAGAGCAGTACTACTCCAACCCTGAGGAGTCTAAGCCGAAGCATAGCAATAATGCCGCCGCAGCCATTTACGAAAGCGCGCCCATCGATCTCACTAAACCACGTGCTGCCGTAAATCCAACGCCTTCACCAGTGACCACATCCATCTCAGTGGCACCTAGACTAACTGTTGATGAGTACAATACTAGCGCAGTAGTGCCACTGCCCGACCCACCAGTACAAACGCAAGCGCAAATACGTGACGTTATCTTCGGTAGTAGCAACAATGAATCGGGTTTCCTTAAGACACTCATCTCGGTGTCGGATAAGGTGCGTAGCTCCACTGAAATGCTTGAGAATTACAAGAATGGCGATGAGTTATCCCAAGCCTACCAATATCACAAAGCCTTTCAATATCACAAAATCAAACAGATTCAAATGAATCGCAGCTTCCCCGATGCGATCAATGTGAGCGCCATTAATCAAAACCTTGCTAGCACGCCAACGTTGAGTACCGTTAGTGTAACCAATGCTGGACCAAGCACGGCGCTTACTACGACGTCGAATGCTAACAGCGGCTTGCGCATTTCAGATAACATAGCCACTACGACAGCTATGGCTAGCAGCAGTAACGTTAACCACGCCACGAGTAGCGTGGATTCCATTGGCGCCAGCTCAGCCAACAAAATGGCACTTAATTCAATAATCAATGTGACGAATGTTGACAAAAGAGAGAAGAGAGAGAAGAGTACAGCTGAACTGCAAGTGCCAGCGATCGAGGTGAGTGTGGTGCTCACTGACGAGGCGAAGAATGAGCAACCAGCAAATGCAACTACAGCGCCCGGCAACAGTAAAGCGAACGCTCAACGCAATGCTGGCAAAAACAAAGCGGCATCAATAAAATCTAGCACTATTTTGTCTTGCAAATCGTCTGACGAAGGAGAGGACAGCGAATGCATTTCCGATCAAGAGCAATCAGCTGTTGGTCACACTTCGAAAGGTAGCCGAAATGTTAGCAATACTGCTGCCGTCGCCACCACAGAACCGCACAATGCCAAACTGCCTGCAGTTGTTGCACAACCCGGCACCACCGACTTCACGGGCGTGCTATCGGCGCCAGGGCGTACGGTCGTCGTGGGTGAGGATGGATTGAAGAAGTCCGGCAACAATGAAATCCAACCGGTCTATCCGCGCGTGCGCATGTCACCAGACGGACGACCGGTGTGCAAAGTATGTGCCAAAACCTTCCAAACCCAAGGTCAGCTGTCGTTGCACATGAACATACATTACATGGAGCGTAAATTCCGTTGTGAACCTTGTGGGGTCTCATTCCGCACGCAAGGACACTTGCAAAAACATGAACGAGCCGAAGCGCACAAGAACAAGGTAATGATGACGTCCACCTTTGGCGTACCGACGACCTCCAATCCACGCCCATTCGAGTGCACCGACTGTAAAATTGCCTTCCGCATACACGGCCACCTCGCCAAGCACTTGCGCTCCAAAACGCACGTGCAAAAACTGGAATGCCTACAAAAGTTGCCATTCGGCACCTATGCCGAAATCGAACGTGCCGGCATAAGTCTCACCGAGATCGACACCAGTGACTGCGAGAACTCGCTCATCTCACTCAAAACACTAGCACAAAAGCTGATCGAAAAGGACCCCAACAAACTGGGTAGCTACACAAATCCATCGGACATGGGTGGCATTAACAGTAGTAGTGGTGGTAATGGTggtggtagtggtggtggtggtctAGGTAGTGTCGTAAGCGAATCCacgaatacaaatacaaacCACAGCGCTATCGTGTCGCAGGACAGCGCCTCTGAGGATGATTTTAGTGCTGCCACAATCGCGGCCGCCACCGCAATCGCCTCATTGGATAATGATAGCGCGGCAAACACGCCGAAACGCGCCAACTCCACGTCCGAAGATGAAGCAATCGCAAGCGGACTAAGTAACAATCTGAAACGTCGGCTGCCGGGCAACTTTAGCAATGGCGAAGAGAGTGACAATCCCACCGAGGGGGGTGGCAGTGAGAAGCGTACACGTGTGTCGTCACTTTCAAGTGTCGGTGCGGCTAGCGCGACAGCGGCAGTCGGTTCGCCAGCGTCCATTACATCGTCAAATGCATCGTCGAACAACTGA
- the LOC129244883 gene encoding phospholipid scramblase 1 gives MLQNDAVRNLQFDSEIRVAQQNNPEPRVYDGPVSITSQPNSAARIPLPLPVSTVDNNFSTTRTFSIPMTGYDFLTDLPSVHIEQTFELNSALTSVSSENRYVVRSPLGDAVYAASESSTSNNRLLWGSARPFQMHLLDKTHQEAMLFRKQFALGSICCHPKNLEVWTMPGNLLGRIVHSPTFFRPTYFIQDGVTGEPIFCIEGPEKSGFCCFCLPKESFFRIHSGGDLRASIDHKWVAGKSQYTTNIYFSDSKLSAKERALILGAAFLLEYMYFQTRF, from the exons TTTATGATGGCCCCGTCAGCATTACGTCACAACCGAATT CTGCTGCACGCATACCATTACCCCTACCAGTCTCCACGGTGGATAACAACTTCTCCACCACACGCACTTTCAGCATACCCATGACTGGTTATGACTTTTTAACAGATTTGCCGTCAGTGCATATTGAGCAGACATTCGAATTAAATTCAG CTTTGACCTCTGTGTCCTCTGAGAATCGCTATGTGGTCCGCTCACCGCTGGGCGATGCCGTTTATGCTGCCTCCGAGAGTTCAACGTCCAACAATCGTTTACTATGGGGCTCTGCACGACCATTTCAAATGCATTTACTGGATAAAACGCACCAGGAAGCGATGCTGTTTCGTAAACAATTTGCTCTCGGCTCAATTTGTTGCCATCCCAAAAACTTAGAGGTCTGGACAATGCCTGGCAATTTATTGGGTCGCATAGTGCATTCGCCAACATTCTTCAGACCCACATACTTTATACAAGATGGTGTTACCGGTGAGCCGATCTTCTGCATTGAGGGACCAGAAAAGTCGGGATTTTGCTGTTTCTGTTTGCCAAAAGAGTCGTTCTTTAGG ATTCACTCTGGCGGTGATTTGCGCGCATCCATAGACCACAAGTGGGTGGCCGGAAAATCGCAGTATACCACAAACATATATTTTAGTGATTCCAAATTATCGGCAAAGGAACGTGCACTGATTTTGGGCGCGGCATTTTTGTTG GAGTACATGTACTTTCAAACACGGTTCTGA